The DNA segment ATCTGCGCTTCCGTGCCGGCGGTCAGGCCGGGCATGGCGTAGTTTTCGTTCAGCAGCGTCAGGTAGTAGAAGACGTTTTCCTGGTTCTGCACCATGCGGCGCAGACCGTCCTGCATGATCACGGCCACTTCGTGTGCGAAGGTGGGGTCGTAGCTGATGCAATTGGGGATGGTGTTGGCCAGGATGTGGCTGTGACCGTCTTCGTGCTGCAGACCTTCGCCGTTCAGCGTGGTGCGGCCCGAAGTGCCGCCCAGCAGGAAACCGCGTGCCTGCATGTCACCCGCAGCCCAGGCCAGGTCGCCAATGCGCTGGAAGCCGAACATCGAGTAGTACACATAGAACGGGATCATGATCCGGTTCGAGGTGCTGTAGCTGGTGGCCGCCGCAATCCAGCTGGCCATGCCGCCGGCTTCGTTGATGCCTTCCTGCAGGATCTGGCCGGCCTTGTCTTCGCGGTAGTACATCACCTGGTCCTTGTCGACCGGGGTGTATTGCTGACCGTGCGGGTTGTAGATGCCGATCTGACGGAACAGGCCTTCCATACCGAAGGTACGGGCCTCGTCCACCAGGATGGGCACCACGCGGGGACCAATGTCCTTGTCGCGCAGCAGCTGCGTCAGGAAACGCACATAGGCCTGCGTGGTGGAGATCTCACGGCCTTCGGGCGTGGGCTCCAGGATGGCTTTGAAGGTGTCCAGCGCCGGGGCGGTGAACTGTTCGTCGGCCTTCACGCGGCGGTGCGGCAGGTAACCGCCCAGGGCCTTGCGGCGCTCGTGCAGGTACTTCATTTCCGGGGTGTCGTCGGCCGGCTTGTAGAACGGCAGGTCGGCGATCTGGCTGTCCGGAATGGGGATGTTGAAACGGTCGCGGAAGGCCTTGATGTCTTCGTCCGACAGCTTCTTGGTCTGGTGCACGGTGTTCTTGCCTTCACCGATCTTGCCCATGCCGAAGCCCTTGACGGTCTTGACCAGCAGCACCGTGGGTTGGCCCTTGGTGGAGTTGGCAGCGGCAAATGCAGCGTAGACCTTCTGCGAATCGTGGCCACCGCGGCGCAGGTTCCAGATCTCGTCGTCGCTCATGTGCTCGACCATCTTCAGCGCGCGCGGATCGCGGCCGAAGAAGTTCTTGCGCACGAAGGCGCCGTCATTGGCCTTGAACGACTGGTAGTCCCCGTCGTTGCACTCCATCATGATCTTCTTGAGGACGCCTTCCTTGTCCTTGGCCAGCAGCTCGTCCCAGCCCTTGCCCCACAGCAGCTTGATCACATTCCAGCCGGAGCCGCGGAATTCGCCTTCCAGCTCCTGGATGATCTTGCCGTTGCCGCGCACCGGGCCGTCCAGGCGCTGCAGATTGCAGTTGATGACGAACACCAGGTTGTCCAGGTTCTCACGTGCGGCCAGACCGATCGCGCCCAGGGATTCCACTTCGTCCATTTCGCCGTCGCCGCAGAACACCCAGACCTTGCGGTTTTCGGTGTTGGCAATGCCACGGGCGTGCAGGTACTTCAGGAAGCGTGCCTGGTAGATGGCCATCAGCGGGCCCAGGCCCATGGACACCGTGGGGAACTGCCAGAACTCGGGCATCAGCTTGGGGTGGGGGTAGCTGGACAGGCCCTTGCCGTCCACTTCCTGGCGGAAGTTCAGCAGCTGGTCTTCGGTGATGCGGCCTTCCAGGTAGGCGCGAGCGTAGATACCGGGCGAGACGTGGCCCTGGATGTACAGGCAGTCACCGCCGTGGTTTTCGCTCTCGGCGTGCCAGAAGTGGTTGAAGCCGGCACCGAACATATTGGCCAGCGAGGCGAAGGAGCCGATGTGGCCGCCCAGATCGCCGCCTTCCGGTGGGTGGTGGCGGTTGGCCTTGACCACCATCGCCATGGCGTTCCAGCGCATGTAGGCACGCAGACGGCCTTCCAGGTGCAGATTGCCGGGGCAGCGTGCTTCCTGCTCGGTCTCGATGGTGTTCACATAGCCGGTGGTGGCCGAGAAAGGCATGTCCACGCTGTTTTCACGGGCGTGTTCCAGCAGGTCTTCGATCAGCTTGTGGGCGTATTCGGCGCCTTCGCGGTCGATGACAGCGGAGAGCGCGTCCATCCACTCACGGGATTCCTGGGTGTCGATTTGGGGCTGGGCGTTGGCGCCGGCCTGGGGGTCGGTCTGAGCTGTCATGGTTGTCTCCTGGTCAATGGGCTACAGGGTCATTCGGGGCCTCAGAAGTCCGGTGGCGGGCTGGAGGGCTTCCGATGCAGGCGTTGTCAGAACAGCAACATCCTCGCACCAGGCACACAGCGCCCACAGGCCTTTGCGGCTTGTTAGCGGGGCGAGTGTCGCATATTTTTTTCATATTTCAAATGGTGCTTTTTGATTTCTTAATGTGAAAAAATGCTGCAATTGCACATCCCTACGCTTCCCTCTGAAACCCGCGACGAGCACCGGGGATGTCCTAGGATTCACCTACACTTTAGTCATGCATTCGCACCCCGATCCGTCCGCATCCGGCCCTGACTCGATTTCTCCGGGTTTCTACGAATCCGCCCCCCCCGTGCAATGGTGGCGGACTTGGTGGCGCAGCCTTTCGCCCACGCGCCAAGACCGTTTGGCGGCGCTGGCGCCCATGGCGGCCGTGGCACTGTTCCTGGCTGCAATCCTGGTGGCTTTCTGGTATTTGCGCGCAGAAGAAGTCGACCGCGAGCAGGAAGCCCTGCGCCGCGACGTGGAATACGCCCAGCAACGCCTGCGCCTGCGCCTGCTCGAGCGCCAGGAACAGATCATGCGGCTGGCACGCGATGCGGCCAATGCGGAAATCGGCCCGGCCGAATTCGGCAACCGCACCGAGGTACTGATCACCCAGTACCCCGAGCTGCAGTCCATCAGCTGGGCCACCATGGAGGGGCAGATCCTGGCCACCCATGCCGCCCCCACCGTCTCCAGCGAACAGCTGCGCCAGGTTGGCGAAGTGCTGCGCACCGGCGAGACGGCGGACGCCTTCCGTGCCGTGAAGATGCAGCTGCAGCCGGTCTATCTGCAGCCGCACAAAGAGGCCGGCGAGGTCAGCGCGCCCATGCTGCAGTTGCAGGTGCCACTCAACAGCTCGGGCGAATTCGGCGGCGTGATCCTGGCCGAGTATTCGGTGGACAGCCTGCTGCGCTACGGCATTCCCACCGAGGTGCTGGCCCGTTATGCACTGAGCCTGCGCGATGACCGCGGCCAGGTCCTGGCCGGAACGCCGCTGGTGGCGCCGGCGCCGCCCGCGCAGCGGATGGGCATGCGCCCCCAGGCCAACCAGTATGAAGTGGCCGTGGGGCCGGTCGGAACCTCGCTGGTGCTGCATGCCCAGGCCTACCGGGCCTCGCTGGGCATGGTGGGCAGCGCCCTGTTCTGGCTGGCGGGCACGCTCAGCGTGATGACGGCCTGGCTGCTGCTGGCCACCTGGCGCCACACGCGCCGGCGCATGCGCACCCAGGAAGCCTTGGTGGCCGAAACCAATTTCCGCCGCGCCATGGAAAACTCGGTGCTGACCGGCATGCGCGCGCTGGATCTGCACGGACGCATCACCTATGTGAATGCCGCCTTCTGCCAGATGACAGGCTGGAGCGAACAGGAGCTGGTGGGCCAGATGCCCCCCTACCCCTACTGGCCCGACACCGATTACGACACGCTGCGCGCCAAGCTGCACGATGAACTGGCGGGCAAGACCATCCACGGCGGCTTCCAGGTGCGGGTACGCCGCAAGAACGGCAGCCAGTTCGATGCACGCCTGTATGTCTCGCCGCTGATCGACGCCCATGGCCAGCACACGGGGTGGATGTCGTCCATGACCGACATCACCGAGCCCAACCGCATCCGCGACCAGCTGGCCGCCTCGCACGAGCGCTTCACCGTGGTGCTGGAAGCGCTGGACGCCTCGGTTTCCGTGGCCCCTCTGGGCAGCACCGAGGTGCTGTTTGCCAACAAGCTCTACCGCCAATGGTTCGGCTCCGACGCCGAAGGCCACCTGCGCCTGGTGGAACAGGCCGGCGTGCCCAGCGCCCGCGCCCACCAGCAAAGCAATATGGACGACGAGGACGGTCTGATGGGTCTGCCCACCGAGGAGCTGACCAGCTCGGTGGCCGGCAACGCCGAAATCTTTGTGCCCGAACTGGGCAAATGGCTGGAAGTGCGCTCGCGTTACCTCAGCTGGGTGGACGGCCGCCTGGCCCAGATGGTGATCGCCTCCGACATCACACCCCGCCGCCTGGCCGAAGAACAGAACGCCCGCCAGGCCGAGCGCGCCCAGTCCGTGAGCCGCCTGATCACCATGGGCGAGATGGCCTCCAGCGTCGCGCACGAGCTGAACCAGCCGCTGACCGCCATCAGCAACTACAGCAGCGGCATGCTCACCCGCCTGGCCAATGGTTCGCTGACCGAAGACCAGATGAAGTTCGCGCTGGAGAAAACCGCCCACCAGGCGCAGCGCGCGGGCCAGATCATCCAGCGCATCCGCTCCTTCGTGAAACGCAGCGAGCCCAACCGCGCCCAGGCCAACGTCAACGACATGGTCGAGGAATCCGTGGAGCTGGCCAACATCGAACTGCGCCGCCGCAACGTGAGCCTGACCCACCACGTCGCAGCCCGCCTGCCGGCGGTGATGGCTGACCGTATCCTGATCGAGCAGGTGCTGGTGAACCTGATGAAGAACGGGGCCGAATCCATCGACCTGTCCGACCGTCCGTCCGGAAAGCGCAGCGTCGAATTGCAGGTGCGTCCGACCATGCAGGACGGCAAGGAAGGCGTGGAATTTGCCGTGACCGACAGCGGCAAGGGACTTCCGCCCGAAGTGCTTGATCGCTTGTTCGAAGCCTTCTTCACCACCAAGCAGGAAGGCATGGGCATGGGCCTGAATCTATGCCGCAGCATTGTGGAGTCCCATCACGGCCGGATGCGTGCGGAGAACCTCTACAATGGTTCAGAGGTCGTCGGCTGCCGGTTTTCATTCTGGCTCCCGCTGGCGTCCCCCAAGGACAGTGAGACATCCCCTCAGGCAAACAATCCAAATCCAAGGACACCTGTATGAACATGACCCCGAAAAAAGGCACCGTGTATGTAGTCGACGACGACGAGGCCGTCCGCGACTCGCTGCAATGGCTTCTCGAGGGCAAAGATTACAGAGTGCGCTGCTTTGAATCGGCCGAAGCCTTTCTGGCCCGCTACGACCCGCGCGAAGTCGCGTGCCTGATCGTCGACATCCGCATGAACGGCATGACCGGTCTGGAACTGCAGGACCGCCTGCTCGAACGCAAGTCCCCCCTGCCCATCGTCTTCATCACCGGCCACGGCGACGTGCCCATGGCCGTCAACACCATGAAGAAGGGTGCACTGGACTTCATCCAGAAGCCTTTCAACGAAGACGAACTGCTGGGCACCGTGGAGCGCATGCTGGACCATGCCCGCGAAGCCTTTGCCGACCACCAGCAGGCCGCCAGCCGCGACGCGTTGCTGTCCAAGCTCACCGGCCGCGAAGCCCTGGTGCTCGAGCGCATCGTCGCCGGCCGCCTGAACAAGCAGATCGCCGACGACCTGGGCATCAGCATCAAGACGGTGGAAGCCCACCGCGCCAACATCATGGAAAAGCTCAACGCCAACACCGTGGCCGATCTGCTGAAGATTGCACTTGGCCCTACCAGTGCAACCCCCAAGGTCTCGGCGTAAAGTAATTCCTTCACCCGCAGCTGCCAGCGCTTGTGCACCAAGCCCTGGCAGCATTTTTTATTGAAGACAAGCAATGACAGCCCAACTCATCGACGGAAACGCCCTCTCCCGCCAACTGCGCACCGAAGTCGCAGCGCGTGCGGCCACGCTCAAGGCCCAAGGCACCACGCCCGGTCTGGCCGTGGTGCTGGTGGGTGACAACCCGGCGTCCCAGGTCTATGTCCGCAACAAGGTCAAGGCCTGCGAAGAGGCGGGCTTTCATTCCGTGCTGGAAAAGTACGACGCTTCCATGACCGAAGCCGAGCTGCTGGCCCGCGTCGAAGCGCTGAACAACGACCCCAGCATCCACGGCATCCTGGTGCAGTTGCCCCTGCCCAAGCACATCGACGACCACAAGGTCATCGAAACCATCTCCCCCGCCAAGGACGTGGACGGTTTCCACGTGGCCAGCGCCGGCGCGCTGATGGTCGGTGAAGTCGGCTTCAAGGCCTGCACCCCCTACGGCTGCATGAAGATGCTGGAATCCATCGGTATGAAGGACCTGCGCGGCAAGCACGCCGTGGTGATCGGCCGCTCCAACATCGTGGGCAAGCCCATGGCCATGATGCTGCTGGCCGCCAACGCCACCGTCACCATCACCCACAGCGGCACCGCCGACCTGGGCGCCATGACGCGCCAGGCCGATGTGGTGGTGGCCGCCGTGGGCAAGCGCAACGTGCTGACGGCCGACATGGTCAAGCCCGGCGCCGTGGTGATCGACGTGGGCATGAACCGCAATGACGAAGGCAAGCTCTGCGGCGACGTGGACTTCGATGGCGTCAAGGAAGTGGCCGGTTTCATTACCCCCGTCCCCGGAGGTGTCGGCCCGATGACGATTACCATGTTGCTGGTCAACACCATGGAAGCGGCCGAACGCAGCGCTGCCCGGTAAGCTGCCCGATGCACCTGGCCCAAGCCCCTGCCCACCCTGTGTCGCAGGGGCTTTTTGCTGGTGGGAACTTCGGTATGAAAACAGGCTCTTAATTCGCTACAGTGCTGCACAAGCAGCTATCACCAAGATAGCTACCCTACACCTTGAAACATTGCCAGTTGGCACAAAATGCAAGCCATGACCAACGCCCTGCTTGAATCTTCCGGATTGCCGCGGTTTGACCGCATCACGCCCGCCGATGTCGGCCCCGCCATCGACACCCTGATGCAGCAGGCCGATGCCGCACTGGAAACCGTCACCGCGCCGGACTTTCCCGCCGAGTGGAACGCCATCGCCAAGGTACTGGACGTGGCCACCGAAAAGCTGGGCATGTCCTGGGGGGCGGTCAGCCACCTCTCCAGCGTCGCTGACAGCCCCGAGCTGCGCGCCGCCTACAACGAGGCCCTGCCCAAGATCACCGAGTTCTGGACCCGCCTGGGCGCGGACGAACGCCTGTACGCCAAGTACAAGGCCATCGACACCGCCACGCTGAACGCCGAGCAGAAGAAGGCCCACGCCAACGCGCTGCGCGGCTTTGTGCTGTCGGGTGCCGAGCTGCAGGGCGCCGCCCGCGAACGCTTTGCCAAGATCCAGGAACGCGCGGCCGAACTGGGCCAGAAGTTCAGCGAGAACACGCTCGACGCCACCGACACCTGGGCCTACTACGCCACCGAAGCCGAACTCGACGGCGTGCCCGCCGACGTGGTGCAGGCCGCCCGCGCTGCCGCCCAGGCCGAGGGCAAGGACGGCTACAAGCTCACGCTGAAGATGCCCTGCTACCTGCCGGTGATGCAGTTTGCCAAGAGCAGCGCGCTGCGCGAGAAGGTCTACCGCGCCTACGTGACCCGTGCCTCCGAGCAGGCCGAAGGCGAAGCCGTGAAGTTCGACAATACGGCCATCATCAAGGAAATCCTGGCCCTGCGCCTGGAAGAAGCTCGGCTGCTGGGCTACCAGAACTTTGCCGAAGTCTCGCTGGTGCCCAAGATGGCCCAGTCGCCCCAGCAGGTGATCGGCTTCCTGCGCGACCTGGCCCACCGCGCCCGCCCGTTTGCCGAAAAGGACGTGTCCGACCTGCGTGCCTTCGCCAAGGACGAGCTGGGCATTGCCGACCCCCAGCCCTGGGACTGGACCTTCATCTCCGAAAAGCTCAAGGAAGCGCGCTACGCCTTCAGCGAGCAGGAAGTCAAACAGTACTTCACGGCCCCCAAGGTGCTGGCCGGCCTGTTCAAGATCATCGAGTCGCTGTTCGACGTCTCCATCCGCCGCGATGAAGCCGCCGTCTGGAACCCCGCCGTACAGTTCTACCGCCTGGAGCGCGCCGGCAAGGTGGTGGGCCAGTTCTACCTGGACCAACCCGCCCGCGCCGGCAAGCGCGGCGGCGCCTGGATGGACGATGTGCGCAGCCGCTGGCTGCGCCCCGACACCGGCACCCTGCAGACGCCCGTGGCCCACATGGTCTGCAACTTCGCCGACGGCGTGGACGGCAAACCCGCCCTGCTCACGCACGATGACGTGATCACCCTGTTCCATGAATCCGGCCACGCGCTGCACCACATGCTCACCCAGGTGAACGAGAAGGACGTCTCGGGCATCAACGGCGTGGAATGGGATGCCGTGGAGCTGCCCAGCCAGTTCATGGAAAACTTCTGCTGGGAATGGGAAGTGCTGCGCCACATGACCGCCCATGTGGACACCGGCGAGCCCCTGCCCCGCGCCCTGTACGACAAGATGATTGCCGCCAAGAACTTCCAGGCCGGCATGGGCACGCTGCGCCAGATCGAGTTCTCGCTGTTCGACATGCTGCTGCACGCCGAGCACGCGCCCGACGCCGACTACTACGCCCTGCTCCAGCAGGTGCGCGACGAAGTGGCCGTGCTGCCCACCACGTCCTACAACCGCGGCACCAACACCTTCAGCCACATCTTTGCCGGCGGCTATGCGGCGGGTTACTACAGCTACAAGTGGGCCGAAGTGCTGAGCGCCGACGCCTATGCCGCCTTCGAGGAAACCCAGGGCGCCGACGGCACGGCCAGCCAGACCACCGCGCAGAAGTACCTGCACAACATCCTGGAGATGGGTGGCAGCCGCAGCGCCATGGACAACTTCAAGGGCTTCCGTGGCCGCGAACCGCAGCTCGACGCCCTGCTGCGCCATCAGGGCATGGCCGAAGTCGCCACGACGGCCTGACCCTCCGGCACTCCGCCACCAGGGCGTGCTCCCCAGCCGGGAGCGCGCCCTTTTTCATGGGCTGCGCAGTAGACATGCTCGTGCACCATGGCGCCGACCGGACCCGGCCCTGACTGGGCTGGGCCGTCCCACAGCCTGCACGCCGACCGCCGCCGTCCACGTCCACGTCCACGTCCACGTCCACAGCCTCTCCCCCCGTCCCATTCACACCGGGTAACACCTCCGGGCCGCACCGCCCGGTGCCTGCCCTTGACTTTGAACGGCAATGCCCGTGCAATCGTGCGACGGGGCTGCCGCTCTGCGGCGCCCCCTTGATCGCCGCCTGCGTACCTGACAGCCACGGTGCCCCGGGGCCAATGCTCCGCACCCCGCACCGTGCCAGCCCATGGGCGCAAGACCACCGGTTTTTGCAGATCCCGTCACCCACTACAAGGAGCGCATTCCATGTCCCTTCGCCTTTGCACCACCCTGGCCCTGATCACCACCGCCTCGCTGGCGGCCTGCTCCAGCTCACCCCATGACCCCATGGCCACCGGCGCCGTGGCCCAGGCCAGGTTGCAGCCCACACAGGGCAGCAGCGTGCAGGGCATGGTGCGCTTCACCACGCAAAAGGACGGCAGCGTGCGGGTGCAAGGCTCGGTACAAGGCCTGGCCCCCAACACCGAGCACGGTTTCCACGTGCATGAAAAAGGCGATTGCTCCGCCCCCGACGGCACCAGCGCGGGCGGCCATTTCAACCCCAACAACGTCCCCCATGCCCGCCACGGCAGCGGCCATGCCGGCGACCTGCCCAGCCTGCGCGCGGACGGCACGGGCACCGCCAGCTTCGACTTCAGCAGCCGCAGCATCACTGTGGGCCAGGGCCCCACCAACGTGGTGGGCCGCGGCGTCATCGTGCACAAGGATGCCGACGACTACACCACCCAGCCCACCGGCAATGCCGGCGCACGCCTGGCCTGCGGGGTGGTGGTGGCCACCAAGTAAACGCCCCACCTATGGCACCGTGGCCTTGTTGCGCCACTGC comes from the Comamonas terrigena NBRC 13299 genome and includes:
- the aceE gene encoding pyruvate dehydrogenase (acetyl-transferring), homodimeric type; the encoded protein is MTAQTDPQAGANAQPQIDTQESREWMDALSAVIDREGAEYAHKLIEDLLEHARENSVDMPFSATTGYVNTIETEQEARCPGNLHLEGRLRAYMRWNAMAMVVKANRHHPPEGGDLGGHIGSFASLANMFGAGFNHFWHAESENHGGDCLYIQGHVSPGIYARAYLEGRITEDQLLNFRQEVDGKGLSSYPHPKLMPEFWQFPTVSMGLGPLMAIYQARFLKYLHARGIANTENRKVWVFCGDGEMDEVESLGAIGLAARENLDNLVFVINCNLQRLDGPVRGNGKIIQELEGEFRGSGWNVIKLLWGKGWDELLAKDKEGVLKKIMMECNDGDYQSFKANDGAFVRKNFFGRDPRALKMVEHMSDDEIWNLRRGGHDSQKVYAAFAAANSTKGQPTVLLVKTVKGFGMGKIGEGKNTVHQTKKLSDEDIKAFRDRFNIPIPDSQIADLPFYKPADDTPEMKYLHERRKALGGYLPHRRVKADEQFTAPALDTFKAILEPTPEGREISTTQAYVRFLTQLLRDKDIGPRVVPILVDEARTFGMEGLFRQIGIYNPHGQQYTPVDKDQVMYYREDKAGQILQEGINEAGGMASWIAAATSYSTSNRIMIPFYVYYSMFGFQRIGDLAWAAGDMQARGFLLGGTSGRTTLNGEGLQHEDGHSHILANTIPNCISYDPTFAHEVAVIMQDGLRRMVQNQENVFYYLTLLNENYAMPGLTAGTEAQIIKGMYLCKPGQKVPQSGERVQLLGSGTILRESFFAQELLEKDWGIAADVWSCPSFNELTRDGQDAERHNMLHPLETAKVPFVTQQLQGSQGPVIASTDYMKAYAEQIRPYMPKGRTFKVLGTDGFGRSDFRRKLREHFEIDRHYIVVAALKSLADEGKLPVTKVAEAIAKYGIKTDKINPLYA
- a CDS encoding PAS domain-containing sensor histidine kinase; translated protein: MHSHPDPSASGPDSISPGFYESAPPVQWWRTWWRSLSPTRQDRLAALAPMAAVALFLAAILVAFWYLRAEEVDREQEALRRDVEYAQQRLRLRLLERQEQIMRLARDAANAEIGPAEFGNRTEVLITQYPELQSISWATMEGQILATHAAPTVSSEQLRQVGEVLRTGETADAFRAVKMQLQPVYLQPHKEAGEVSAPMLQLQVPLNSSGEFGGVILAEYSVDSLLRYGIPTEVLARYALSLRDDRGQVLAGTPLVAPAPPAQRMGMRPQANQYEVAVGPVGTSLVLHAQAYRASLGMVGSALFWLAGTLSVMTAWLLLATWRHTRRRMRTQEALVAETNFRRAMENSVLTGMRALDLHGRITYVNAAFCQMTGWSEQELVGQMPPYPYWPDTDYDTLRAKLHDELAGKTIHGGFQVRVRRKNGSQFDARLYVSPLIDAHGQHTGWMSSMTDITEPNRIRDQLAASHERFTVVLEALDASVSVAPLGSTEVLFANKLYRQWFGSDAEGHLRLVEQAGVPSARAHQQSNMDDEDGLMGLPTEELTSSVAGNAEIFVPELGKWLEVRSRYLSWVDGRLAQMVIASDITPRRLAEEQNARQAERAQSVSRLITMGEMASSVAHELNQPLTAISNYSSGMLTRLANGSLTEDQMKFALEKTAHQAQRAGQIIQRIRSFVKRSEPNRAQANVNDMVEESVELANIELRRRNVSLTHHVAARLPAVMADRILIEQVLVNLMKNGAESIDLSDRPSGKRSVELQVRPTMQDGKEGVEFAVTDSGKGLPPEVLDRLFEAFFTTKQEGMGMGLNLCRSIVESHHGRMRAENLYNGSEVVGCRFSFWLPLASPKDSETSPQANNPNPRTPV
- a CDS encoding response regulator transcription factor; the protein is MNMTPKKGTVYVVDDDEAVRDSLQWLLEGKDYRVRCFESAEAFLARYDPREVACLIVDIRMNGMTGLELQDRLLERKSPLPIVFITGHGDVPMAVNTMKKGALDFIQKPFNEDELLGTVERMLDHAREAFADHQQAASRDALLSKLTGREALVLERIVAGRLNKQIADDLGISIKTVEAHRANIMEKLNANTVADLLKIALGPTSATPKVSA
- the folD gene encoding bifunctional methylenetetrahydrofolate dehydrogenase/methenyltetrahydrofolate cyclohydrolase FolD, whose translation is MTAQLIDGNALSRQLRTEVAARAATLKAQGTTPGLAVVLVGDNPASQVYVRNKVKACEEAGFHSVLEKYDASMTEAELLARVEALNNDPSIHGILVQLPLPKHIDDHKVIETISPAKDVDGFHVASAGALMVGEVGFKACTPYGCMKMLESIGMKDLRGKHAVVIGRSNIVGKPMAMMLLAANATVTITHSGTADLGAMTRQADVVVAAVGKRNVLTADMVKPGAVVIDVGMNRNDEGKLCGDVDFDGVKEVAGFITPVPGGVGPMTITMLLVNTMEAAERSAAR
- a CDS encoding M3 family metallopeptidase, with the protein product MTNALLESSGLPRFDRITPADVGPAIDTLMQQADAALETVTAPDFPAEWNAIAKVLDVATEKLGMSWGAVSHLSSVADSPELRAAYNEALPKITEFWTRLGADERLYAKYKAIDTATLNAEQKKAHANALRGFVLSGAELQGAARERFAKIQERAAELGQKFSENTLDATDTWAYYATEAELDGVPADVVQAARAAAQAEGKDGYKLTLKMPCYLPVMQFAKSSALREKVYRAYVTRASEQAEGEAVKFDNTAIIKEILALRLEEARLLGYQNFAEVSLVPKMAQSPQQVIGFLRDLAHRARPFAEKDVSDLRAFAKDELGIADPQPWDWTFISEKLKEARYAFSEQEVKQYFTAPKVLAGLFKIIESLFDVSIRRDEAAVWNPAVQFYRLERAGKVVGQFYLDQPARAGKRGGAWMDDVRSRWLRPDTGTLQTPVAHMVCNFADGVDGKPALLTHDDVITLFHESGHALHHMLTQVNEKDVSGINGVEWDAVELPSQFMENFCWEWEVLRHMTAHVDTGEPLPRALYDKMIAAKNFQAGMGTLRQIEFSLFDMLLHAEHAPDADYYALLQQVRDEVAVLPTTSYNRGTNTFSHIFAGGYAAGYYSYKWAEVLSADAYAAFEETQGADGTASQTTAQKYLHNILEMGGSRSAMDNFKGFRGREPQLDALLRHQGMAEVATTA
- a CDS encoding superoxide dismutase family protein, translating into MSLRLCTTLALITTASLAACSSSPHDPMATGAVAQARLQPTQGSSVQGMVRFTTQKDGSVRVQGSVQGLAPNTEHGFHVHEKGDCSAPDGTSAGGHFNPNNVPHARHGSGHAGDLPSLRADGTGTASFDFSSRSITVGQGPTNVVGRGVIVHKDADDYTTQPTGNAGARLACGVVVATK